A window of the Bacteroides thetaiotaomicron VPI-5482 genome harbors these coding sequences:
- a CDS encoding DUF1810 domain-containing protein, giving the protein MVDYKLQRFLDAQQGVYNQALAEVKNGKKYSHWIWYIFPQLKGLGMSYNSQYYGICGKEEAEAYLAHPILGVRLREITTVFLQLKGKTAVDVFGGLDAMKVLSCMTLFNEVASDDLFQKVIDLYFQGRLDETTKKILNKY; this is encoded by the coding sequence ATGGTAGATTATAAATTACAGCGTTTTCTAGATGCCCAGCAAGGTGTTTATAACCAAGCACTTGCAGAAGTGAAAAATGGGAAAAAATATTCTCATTGGATTTGGTACATATTTCCTCAGTTAAAAGGACTGGGAATGAGCTATAATTCTCAGTATTATGGAATTTGTGGTAAAGAGGAGGCCGAAGCATATCTTGCTCATCCCATTTTGGGAGTGAGACTCCGTGAAATAACAACAGTATTTTTGCAACTGAAAGGTAAGACTGCGGTAGATGTATTCGGAGGATTGGACGCAATGAAAGTGCTGTCGTGTATGACACTTTTTAATGAAGTTGCTTCTGATGATTTATTTCAAAAGGTAATTGATCTGTATTTTCAAGGCAGGCTGGATGAGACAACAAAGAAAATACTAAATAAATATTAG